In one Thermococcus sp. 2319x1 genomic region, the following are encoded:
- a CDS encoding FTR1 family protein — protein sequence MNAGAFLITFREALEAAIIVAIIVAYLRRTNRSNQIKDVWMGAGLSILASVLLGAGILELYGGLEEKELFEGVASYLAVIVLTSMIYWMATKGRNIKAEIESKVSKVINPLALIGFTFVVVFREGLETVLFLTPFATQDLEGTVMGLIAGIAGALFLAYLIYGVGMRINLRTFFYYSSILLVFVAAGLAGYGTHELIEWGEEEGMHLGFIGEKVYDLGIPGDSIWHHKGAIGSIFAVLFGYSASMEWGRVMVQLGYFTVALYLVLRAYGKEPSLAKGNSKLKSAM from the coding sequence ATGAACGCTGGAGCTTTCCTCATAACCTTTAGGGAAGCCCTTGAAGCAGCTATAATAGTCGCGATTATCGTTGCCTACCTCAGGAGAACCAACAGATCGAATCAGATAAAGGACGTGTGGATGGGAGCGGGCCTCTCGATCCTTGCGAGCGTCCTCCTTGGAGCGGGCATACTGGAGCTCTACGGGGGACTGGAAGAGAAGGAGCTCTTTGAGGGAGTGGCTTCATATCTGGCCGTTATAGTGCTGACGAGCATGATCTACTGGATGGCCACTAAAGGGAGGAACATCAAGGCCGAAATAGAGAGCAAGGTAAGTAAGGTGATAAACCCCTTAGCTTTAATAGGCTTCACCTTCGTGGTGGTCTTTAGAGAAGGCCTTGAGACGGTGCTCTTCCTAACTCCCTTCGCCACTCAGGATCTTGAGGGAACCGTGATGGGACTGATTGCCGGGATAGCTGGGGCTTTATTTTTGGCGTACCTCATCTACGGCGTTGGCATGAGGATAAACCTGCGGACGTTCTTCTACTACAGCTCGATATTACTTGTCTTTGTTGCCGCTGGATTAGCCGGTTACGGAACCCATGAGCTCATTGAATGGGGTGAAGAGGAGGGCATGCACCTTGGATTCATAGGAGAGAAGGTCTACGATCTTGGAATTCCGGGTGACAGTATATGGCACCACAAGGGAGCTATTGGTTCAATCTTCGCGGTGCTCTTCGGGTATTCGGCAAGCATGGAGTGGGGAAGGGTAATGGTCCAGCTCGGCTACTTCACGGTTGCCCTCTACCTCGTCCTGAGGGCGTACGGAAAGGAGCCCTCACTGGCCAAAGGGAACTCCAAGTTGAAAAGCGCCATGTAA
- a CDS encoding winged helix-turn-helix domain-containing protein: protein MNPVRQLLWWLIAGSEGGFNRARIIAALRERPYNARQLARRLGLNYTTVRYHLEVLQKNGLITSTENRYGRMYFLSPVLLENYGEFEEIWAKVREDAREGEK, encoded by the coding sequence ATGAACCCTGTAAGGCAGCTGCTCTGGTGGCTCATTGCGGGAAGTGAAGGGGGTTTCAACAGGGCGAGGATAATAGCGGCCCTTAGGGAGAGGCCGTACAACGCGAGGCAGCTCGCCAGAAGACTCGGCCTGAACTACACCACCGTCCGCTACCACCTTGAGGTTCTCCAGAAGAACGGACTGATAACATCAACGGAGAACCGCTACGGGAGGATGTACTTCCTTTCGCCCGTTCTCTTGGAGAACTACGGAGAGTTTGAGGAGATATGGGCTAAAGTCAGAGAAGATGCCCGGGAGGGGGAGAAATGA
- a CDS encoding glycosyltransferase family 39 protein, whose translation MRRELLAMVFVAALVVFSPLLTLPVRFIEPDDATYYAAMRAFAEGKLVVTRSELVELQREVAEKGLAVGGFRSIQYVNVGTGYALEKAPGYPFILALFHKLGIERFVNFIFGLLAIPVFYRMVARAFDPKAALISSLILLSNATFLAMFYRVYMSDFVSMVFVLLGLAFFYLGLEGDDWKRGVLSGLSLGFSVLVRYTNAVAYAALLVYSLWLTRKGGRKALRYSGIVLGASVPMFLLLMAYNNSVFGSPFSVGYSKTIGYTNFAFQYILAGRLEEGLGLLWRNLLTHPKLLLEGFPSLVLLPVGVYIGRKNRATPLLLLWFLAYFGLYFQYEWLRTGLYIFMTRFYLPMAPALAALAGVAIGKLVEERKGWVIGYALLALVLLIDISSLQAFFGFALSGGPAPRIGGPISGPGRGAPPGRG comes from the coding sequence ATGAGAAGAGAACTCTTGGCGATGGTTTTTGTGGCCGCTTTAGTGGTTTTCTCCCCTCTGCTGACCCTTCCGGTCAGGTTCATCGAGCCGGACGATGCCACGTACTACGCCGCCATGAGAGCCTTTGCGGAAGGAAAGCTCGTAGTAACGCGTTCCGAGCTTGTGGAGCTTCAAAGGGAGGTCGCGGAAAAAGGCCTCGCGGTTGGCGGCTTCCGTTCAATCCAGTACGTTAACGTTGGCACGGGCTACGCGCTCGAAAAGGCCCCGGGCTATCCTTTCATCCTCGCCCTCTTCCACAAGCTGGGCATCGAGAGGTTCGTAAACTTCATCTTTGGACTCCTTGCCATTCCTGTCTTCTACAGGATGGTGGCGAGGGCTTTCGACCCCAAGGCCGCCCTAATCTCCTCCCTAATCCTCCTCTCGAACGCGACCTTTCTGGCGATGTTCTACAGGGTTTACATGTCCGACTTCGTGAGCATGGTCTTCGTGCTCCTCGGCCTTGCATTCTTCTACCTGGGCCTTGAAGGGGATGACTGGAAGAGGGGCGTTCTCTCAGGTCTATCGCTTGGCTTTTCGGTGCTGGTAAGGTATACCAACGCAGTAGCTTACGCAGCACTCCTCGTTTATTCCCTCTGGCTAACCAGGAAAGGGGGAAGAAAGGCACTTCGCTACTCCGGAATCGTCCTGGGGGCGTCGGTTCCCATGTTCCTGCTCCTGATGGCCTACAACAATTCGGTCTTTGGTTCGCCCTTCTCGGTCGGCTACTCAAAGACGATAGGCTACACGAACTTCGCTTTTCAGTACATCCTGGCGGGAAGACTGGAGGAAGGTCTCGGGCTCCTCTGGAGAAACCTGTTAACCCATCCAAAGCTCCTCCTTGAGGGCTTTCCATCGCTTGTGCTCCTCCCGGTGGGGGTATACATCGGGCGGAAGAACAGGGCAACGCCCCTTCTGCTCCTCTGGTTTCTGGCATATTTTGGCCTCTACTTCCAGTACGAGTGGTTGAGAACTGGCCTTTACATATTTATGACGCGCTTCTACCTCCCAATGGCACCGGCACTGGCCGCTTTGGCGGGGGTGGCAATCGGAAAGCTGGTGGAAGAAAGGAAAGGCTGGGTTATAGGCTACGCGCTACTCGCCCTCGTATTGTTAATTGACATCTCGTCGCTTCAGGCTTTCTTTGGCTTCGCACTCTCTGGGGGGCCTGCCCCGAGGATTGGAGGGCCTATTTCAGGGCCAGGTAGAGGAGCACCGCCAGGGCGAGGGTAA
- a CDS encoding DUF1566 domain-containing protein, protein MRKGLFALALTALLIGAVGYYIFSTGTGTSEGTGTEGHGEETQLESIKTPYPYTVVDTGQEKCYDTSGKEIACPEPGEPLYGQDAQYEGYQPKYRDNGDGTVTDLNTGLMWTRSPDWNGDGEINYEDKMTYEEALEFVKKLNEEKYLGYDDWRLPSIKELYSLIVFSGVDPSGYDGADTSKLVPFIDTNYFEFAYGDTKAGERIIDAQFLSSTRYVGKVMRGQEAVFGVNFADGRIKAYPITKKFYVLFVRGNPDYGKNDFVDNGDGTITDRATGLMWTKNDSGYCMNWEEALEYVQRMNEENYLGYSDWRLPNAKELQSIVDYTRAPDAVNPAQRGPAIDPIFNVTPITNEAGELDYPYYWTSTTHVSMFGGGRNAVYIAFGRALGWMNTPQGYKLMDVHGAGAQRSDPKTGDPSRYPYGHGPQGDVVRICAFVRLVRDANVTPASNESSSPGVDYQGLGGENNTGVVLKSENATEGYILFSPLSSKKTYLINYDGAVIHSWATQYFPGQNAYLLENGHLLRTGKVEDSPFSKAGGAGGVVQEFNWKSNLLWEFRYCSENYCTHHDIEPLPNGNILMIVWDKKSRAEAIENGMNPELVPEEGIWSECIIEVKLEGKEGGEIVWKWCAWNHLIQEYDPSKPNYGDVEEHPERINLNYKGLTPILLL, encoded by the coding sequence ATGAGGAAGGGGCTCTTTGCACTTGCCCTCACTGCCCTTTTGATCGGGGCGGTGGGTTATTACATCTTCAGCACTGGCACCGGTACTTCCGAAGGTACAGGCACGGAAGGCCATGGAGAAGAAACTCAACTGGAATCTATCAAGACGCCCTACCCCTACACGGTGGTCGATACGGGGCAGGAGAAGTGCTACGACACTTCCGGGAAAGAGATAGCGTGCCCGGAGCCGGGAGAGCCCCTCTACGGCCAGGATGCCCAGTACGAAGGTTATCAACCAAAATACCGCGACAATGGAGATGGAACCGTCACGGACTTAAACACCGGCCTCATGTGGACCAGGAGTCCTGACTGGAACGGGGATGGAGAAATAAACTACGAGGACAAGATGACGTATGAAGAAGCCTTGGAGTTCGTTAAAAAGCTGAACGAGGAGAAGTACCTTGGCTATGACGACTGGAGGCTTCCAAGTATAAAGGAGCTCTATTCCCTGATAGTTTTCAGCGGAGTTGACCCAAGCGGCTACGATGGAGCAGACACGAGCAAGCTCGTCCCCTTCATCGACACGAACTACTTTGAGTTCGCCTACGGTGACACAAAAGCCGGAGAGAGGATAATCGATGCCCAGTTCCTCTCCTCGACCAGGTACGTTGGGAAGGTCATGAGAGGACAGGAGGCAGTTTTTGGGGTTAACTTTGCCGACGGGAGGATCAAGGCCTATCCAATAACAAAGAAGTTCTACGTGCTCTTCGTGAGGGGCAACCCCGACTATGGCAAGAACGATTTCGTTGACAACGGCGATGGGACGATCACGGACAGGGCAACTGGCCTCATGTGGACGAAGAACGACAGCGGCTATTGTATGAACTGGGAGGAGGCCTTAGAGTATGTTCAGAGGATGAACGAGGAGAACTACCTCGGCTACAGCGACTGGAGATTGCCGAATGCAAAGGAGCTTCAGTCCATAGTTGATTACACCCGCGCTCCAGATGCCGTAAACCCTGCTCAAAGGGGGCCGGCTATAGACCCGATCTTCAACGTTACTCCCATAACCAACGAGGCCGGAGAACTTGACTACCCCTACTACTGGACGAGCACGACGCACGTCTCTATGTTTGGGGGCGGGAGAAATGCCGTCTACATTGCCTTCGGAAGGGCCCTCGGCTGGATGAATACTCCGCAAGGATATAAGCTCATGGACGTCCACGGGGCTGGAGCACAGAGGTCCGATCCAAAGACGGGGGATCCAAGCAGGTATCCTTACGGTCACGGGCCTCAGGGGGATGTTGTCAGGATATGCGCATTCGTCAGACTTGTAAGGGACGCAAACGTTACGCCAGCTTCAAACGAGAGCTCCTCACCGGGCGTGGATTATCAGGGCCTGGGTGGGGAGAACAACACGGGGGTGGTGTTGAAGAGTGAGAACGCAACTGAAGGCTACATCCTCTTCAGCCCGCTGTCCTCAAAGAAAACCTACCTGATAAACTATGATGGAGCCGTTATCCACTCATGGGCCACTCAGTACTTTCCCGGACAGAACGCTTACCTCCTCGAAAACGGGCACCTGCTGAGAACGGGAAAGGTGGAGGATTCACCCTTCAGCAAGGCGGGCGGTGCCGGGGGAGTCGTTCAGGAGTTCAACTGGAAGAGCAACCTTCTGTGGGAGTTCCGCTACTGCTCTGAGAACTACTGCACCCACCACGATATTGAGCCACTGCCCAACGGGAACATCCTGATGATAGTCTGGGATAAGAAGTCAAGGGCCGAGGCAATAGAAAACGGAATGAACCCTGAGCTCGTGCCTGAAGAGGGAATATGGTCTGAATGCATAATTGAGGTGAAGCTGGAGGGTAAAGAAGGGGGAGAGATAGTCTGGAAGTGGTGTGCTTGGAACCACCTGATACAGGAATACGACCCGTCAAAGCCGAACTATGGAGACGTTGAGGAGCACCCTGAAAGGATAAACCTCAACTATAAGGGGTTAACCCCTATTCTTCTTTTGTAA
- a CDS encoding cation transporter dimerization domain-containing protein, which translates to MCEQIKKRALNVPNVLGIHDLRAHYVGPKLHVELHIEVPQDMTLKEAHDVSEEVKRRIEEMEEVETAFVHVDINGVTKYK; encoded by the coding sequence GTGTGCGAGCAGATTAAGAAGCGCGCTCTCAACGTCCCCAATGTCCTCGGAATCCACGATTTGAGAGCCCACTACGTAGGGCCAAAGCTTCACGTGGAGCTTCACATCGAGGTCCCACAGGATATGACGCTTAAAGAGGCCCACGACGTAAGTGAGGAGGTCAAGAGAAGGATTGAAGAAATGGAAGAGGTCGAGACCGCCTTCGTCCACGTTGACATAAATGGAGTTACAAAATATAAGTGA
- a CDS encoding metallopeptidase TldD-related protein, whose product MLGFRRNSENFENIIVAGGGGGVEWSESQILNSQGINVVQEGGGAYIYFELIGMKEGNVTPGIFDLDAKLSLNLDVEKVVENAAQKVKWAYKVEKSRTEEAKVIVEPWAISMLLSFALFPAFKGERLIKETTPLANKIGESVASELLTIPHSALG is encoded by the coding sequence CTGCTCGGTTTCAGAAGAAACTCAGAAAACTTCGAAAACATAATCGTTGCAGGTGGTGGAGGAGGAGTTGAGTGGAGCGAGAGCCAAATCCTAAACTCCCAAGGAATCAACGTCGTTCAAGAAGGCGGCGGTGCTTACATCTACTTTGAGCTCATTGGGATGAAGGAAGGAAATGTCACCCCGGGAATTTTTGACCTCGATGCAAAGCTTAGCTTGAACTTAGATGTAGAAAAGGTTGTAGAAAATGCTGCACAGAAAGTAAAATGGGCCTATAAAGTTGAGAAGAGCAGAACAGAGGAAGCTAAGGTGATTGTTGAGCCGTGGGCAATCTCAATGCTCCTGAGCTTTGCGCTCTTTCCGGCATTCAAGGGTGAACGCCTAATCAAAGAGACAACGCCCCTAGCCAACAAAATCGGTGAAAGCGTGGCGAGTGAACTTTTAACAATTCCTCATAGCGCACTAGGATGA
- a CDS encoding peroxiredoxin, with amino-acid sequence MVKVGEIVPEFEADAYFPEKDEIGKLRFSDYRGKWVVLAFYPADFTFVCPTELEELAEYYEEFKKEGAEIISVSTDTAYVHKAWHDSSPAIKKVRYPMLADPAGKVCRLFGTYIEEEGISWRATFIIDPDGKVVHMEMHDNSIGRSAKEILRRLKASKFVRENPGMVCPASWEPGKEALKVSLDLVGKI; translated from the coding sequence ATGGTGAAGGTTGGAGAAATCGTTCCCGAATTCGAGGCAGATGCTTACTTCCCGGAGAAAGACGAGATAGGGAAGCTTAGGTTCTCTGATTACAGGGGTAAGTGGGTGGTTTTGGCCTTCTATCCGGCGGACTTTACCTTTGTCTGCCCCACGGAGCTTGAGGAGCTCGCTGAGTATTACGAGGAGTTCAAGAAAGAGGGGGCCGAGATAATAAGCGTCTCAACTGACACTGCCTATGTCCATAAGGCCTGGCACGACAGCTCGCCGGCAATCAAAAAGGTGCGCTATCCAATGCTTGCCGATCCGGCCGGGAAGGTGTGCAGGCTCTTTGGAACCTACATTGAAGAGGAGGGCATCTCCTGGAGGGCTACCTTCATCATAGACCCGGACGGGAAGGTTGTGCACATGGAGATGCACGACAACAGCATAGGGCGGAGTGCTAAGGAAATCCTGAGGAGGCTTAAAGCCTCTAAGTTCGTGCGCGAGAACCCTGGAATGGTCTGTCCGGCCAGCTGGGAGCCGGGCAAGGAAGCCCTCAAGGTCAGCCTCGACCTCGTTGGGAAGATCTGA
- a CDS encoding NADPH-dependent FMN reductase, whose amino-acid sequence MKLKVILGTAREGRKSENVAKYIARKASELGWEVELIDVKDYLLCYTHRWKITPEMERYRSKILEADALVIVAPEYNGGYPGELKILLDTIFDEYEGLPVGIVTVSSVTGGVRLLQELRLAAVNYRMLPVGQVLFYNVDDLFEGDELKDGKYAERVERLLQTLEKYAKALKPIREEGRRREEG is encoded by the coding sequence ATGAAGCTCAAAGTTATTCTCGGAACGGCAAGGGAAGGACGGAAGAGCGAGAATGTGGCGAAGTACATAGCCAGGAAAGCCTCCGAGCTTGGCTGGGAGGTTGAGCTTATAGATGTGAAGGACTACTTACTCTGTTATACCCACCGCTGGAAAATAACGCCCGAGATGGAGCGCTACCGCTCAAAAATCCTTGAAGCCGATGCTCTCGTAATAGTTGCTCCAGAATACAATGGTGGCTATCCGGGAGAGCTTAAAATCCTTCTCGACACGATCTTTGACGAGTACGAGGGATTACCTGTTGGGATAGTTACCGTATCGTCAGTTACCGGTGGGGTAAGACTCCTCCAGGAGCTTAGGTTGGCTGCGGTGAACTACCGCATGCTGCCCGTTGGGCAGGTGCTCTTTTACAATGTCGATGACCTCTTCGAGGGCGATGAGCTTAAGGACGGGAAGTACGCGGAGAGGGTTGAGAGACTTCTCCAAACGCTCGAAAAGTACGCCAAAGCCCTAAAACCGATAAGGGAGGAAGGAAGGAGAAGGGAAGAGGGATGA
- a CDS encoding S8 family peptidase, giving the protein MRRAATILIAMLVLFSPLVMAVSYDTPQDRDVVRVIVGVRESAGKNVVGMSEIEGEKNKDPMAEFMIYTAQLKGYGKLKKEIPEIGVIVLEVPRKALEKIKGLPFVTYVEEDVKYHALGEVQWDVQYIYAPNVWNNYYKTYGYAAYGYHPSIQIAVLDTGVDYTHPDLQGAFSWCVRVLNNGGSYYKGTDLRYCWDDNGHGTHVAGTIGASLNGQGIAGVAPYVQMYVVKVLDSRGSGYLSDIAQGIIEATKGPDGIPGTADDADVISMSLGGSKSTTLYNAVRYAYSYGVVLVAASGNEGAPYPSYPAAYSEVIAVGAIDSNYRIASFSNRRPDVVAPGVNVYSTLPGGTYGTMSGTSMACPHVSGVVALMQALRVAAGKPKLTPYQVRNILISTAIDLGSRGYDVYYGYGLVDAEYAVYYALNS; this is encoded by the coding sequence ATGAGAAGGGCTGCCACAATCTTGATTGCAATGTTGGTTTTGTTTAGTCCATTGGTCATGGCAGTTAGTTATGACACACCACAGGATAGAGATGTTGTCAGAGTTATCGTAGGTGTACGTGAAAGTGCAGGAAAGAACGTTGTCGGCATGTCTGAAATAGAGGGAGAAAAGAACAAAGATCCAATGGCGGAATTTATGATCTACACAGCCCAACTAAAAGGCTACGGCAAATTGAAAAAGGAAATACCGGAAATCGGTGTAATAGTTCTGGAAGTCCCGAGGAAGGCCCTTGAAAAGATTAAAGGGCTCCCCTTTGTGACATATGTTGAAGAAGACGTAAAGTACCATGCCCTTGGTGAAGTCCAGTGGGACGTTCAGTACATCTATGCTCCAAATGTCTGGAACAACTACTACAAAACCTATGGGTACGCCGCATATGGCTACCACCCAAGCATCCAGATTGCGGTTCTCGATACGGGTGTAGACTACACCCACCCCGATCTGCAAGGTGCTTTTAGCTGGTGTGTGAGAGTTCTAAATAATGGGGGATCCTACTACAAGGGCACTGACCTGAGGTACTGCTGGGATGACAATGGACACGGCACGCACGTTGCTGGAACAATAGGAGCGAGCCTCAACGGGCAGGGCATAGCCGGAGTTGCCCCATACGTTCAAATGTACGTAGTAAAGGTGCTGGACAGCCGGGGCAGCGGTTACTTATCGGACATCGCCCAAGGCATTATAGAGGCAACCAAGGGGCCGGATGGAATACCCGGAACAGCCGACGATGCCGACGTAATAAGCATGTCCCTTGGCGGTTCTAAAAGCACCACCCTCTATAACGCGGTCAGATACGCTTACTCTTATGGAGTTGTCCTTGTGGCTGCCAGTGGAAATGAAGGTGCCCCCTATCCAAGCTATCCCGCAGCCTATTCCGAGGTAATAGCCGTTGGGGCTATCGACTCAAACTACAGAATTGCCAGTTTCAGCAACAGGAGGCCGGATGTAGTAGCTCCCGGTGTTAACGTGTATTCAACACTTCCAGGTGGTACTTACGGCACGATGAGCGGTACTTCGATGGCCTGTCCCCACGTCAGCGGGGTTGTTGCACTTATGCAGGCTTTGAGGGTTGCGGCAGGCAAGCCAAAGCTCACGCCGTATCAAGTCAGAAACATTCTAATCAGCACTGCAATCGATCTCGGTTCCCGGGGTTATGACGTATACTACGGCTACGGGCTTGTGGATGCAGAATACGCGGTCTATTATGCCTTGAACTCCTGA
- a CDS encoding 5-(carboxyamino)imidazole ribonucleotide synthase, whose amino-acid sequence MMDKLRIGILGGGQLAKMSAQEARRMGFEVLVLDPTPGCPASMVAEQIIGSFKDEEKIVELAERVDVVTYDIEGVNVDALKKVAKEKPVIPEPHVLEVIRDKYVQRKVMKKAGVPVPWFRGLKSLDELENLIPVVQKARSGGYDGRGVVVIRDEKDLQKALNVPSYVEELVPIKKELSVIVVRNDDETLAYPTTEMVFNGEGNILDFLVAPGRLERDVEEEAEEIAIRAVESLDGRGVFGVEMFLAEDGRILVNEIAPRPHNSGHWTIEAAISSQFEQHVRVVADLPPGSTEIVLNAAMVNLLGEKGYYGKPVYEGIREALRIPGVFVHIYGKREVFPFRKMGHVTAVDKTLSRAIEKALRAKELIRVRGEVNAQGGNNNG is encoded by the coding sequence ATGATGGACAAACTCAGAATCGGAATCCTCGGCGGTGGACAGCTGGCCAAGATGAGCGCGCAGGAAGCAAGGAGGATGGGGTTCGAGGTTCTTGTCTTGGATCCAACCCCCGGATGTCCCGCCAGCATGGTTGCTGAACAGATCATTGGAAGCTTCAAAGACGAGGAAAAGATAGTCGAGCTCGCCGAGAGGGTCGACGTTGTAACCTACGACATAGAGGGCGTCAACGTTGATGCGCTCAAAAAAGTGGCGAAGGAGAAACCCGTCATTCCCGAGCCGCACGTTTTGGAAGTAATTCGCGACAAGTACGTCCAGAGGAAAGTGATGAAGAAAGCTGGGGTTCCCGTCCCATGGTTTAGGGGGCTGAAGAGCCTGGATGAGCTTGAAAATCTCATTCCCGTTGTTCAGAAAGCCCGGAGCGGAGGCTACGATGGAAGGGGCGTTGTAGTCATTAGAGACGAAAAGGACCTTCAAAAAGCCCTGAACGTCCCTTCGTACGTTGAAGAGCTCGTACCGATCAAAAAGGAGCTTTCCGTTATAGTTGTTCGCAACGATGACGAGACGCTCGCCTACCCAACCACCGAGATGGTGTTCAACGGTGAGGGGAACATCCTCGACTTCCTCGTCGCTCCCGGACGGCTCGAAAGGGACGTTGAGGAAGAGGCCGAGGAGATAGCCATTAGGGCCGTTGAATCCCTCGATGGGCGCGGCGTTTTTGGGGTCGAGATGTTCCTTGCCGAGGACGGGAGGATTTTAGTGAACGAGATCGCCCCAAGGCCCCATAACTCCGGCCACTGGACGATAGAAGCAGCCATATCGAGCCAGTTCGAGCAGCACGTTAGAGTAGTGGCCGATCTGCCCCCCGGGAGCACCGAGATAGTTTTAAATGCCGCCATGGTGAACCTTCTTGGTGAAAAAGGCTATTATGGAAAGCCCGTTTATGAGGGAATTAGGGAAGCGCTCCGGATTCCCGGAGTTTTCGTCCACATATACGGAAAGAGGGAGGTCTTCCCCTTCAGAAAGATGGGGCACGTTACCGCCGTCGACAAAACACTCTCCAGAGCCATCGAGAAGGCCCTCAGGGCGAAGGAACTGATAAGGGTGAGGGGTGAGGTGAATGCCCAAGGTGGGAATAATAATGGGTAG
- the purE gene encoding 5-(carboxyamino)imidazole ribonucleotide mutase codes for MPKVGIIMGSDSDLPVMKAAAEVLDEFGVDYEITIVSAHRTPDRMFEYAKTAEERGIEVIIAGAGGAAHLPGMTASITTLPVIGVPIKTSTLNGLDSLLSIVQMPSGVPVATVAINNAKNAALLALSILGVKYPEIREKLKEYRRRMKEEVEEKAKRLETVGYEEYLEGT; via the coding sequence ATGCCCAAGGTGGGAATAATAATGGGTAGCGACTCCGACCTTCCGGTCATGAAGGCCGCGGCTGAGGTGCTCGATGAGTTTGGGGTTGACTACGAGATAACCATCGTTTCGGCCCACAGAACCCCCGATAGGATGTTTGAGTACGCGAAAACGGCAGAGGAGAGGGGAATAGAGGTCATAATAGCCGGTGCTGGGGGTGCTGCCCACCTTCCAGGTATGACGGCATCTATAACCACGCTTCCGGTTATAGGCGTTCCCATAAAGACCTCCACGCTGAACGGGCTTGACTCGCTCCTCTCGATAGTCCAGATGCCCTCCGGGGTTCCGGTTGCCACTGTAGCCATAAACAACGCCAAGAACGCGGCCCTTTTAGCTCTCTCAATCCTTGGAGTGAAGTACCCGGAAATAAGGGAGAAGCTCAAGGAGTACCGGAGGAGGATGAAGGAGGAAGTGGAGGAGAAGGCGAAGAGGCTCGAAACGGTTGGCTATGAGGAGTACCTTGAAGGGACGTGA